A stretch of Brassica rapa cultivar Chiifu-401-42 chromosome A08, CAAS_Brap_v3.01, whole genome shotgun sequence DNA encodes these proteins:
- the LOC103834175 gene encoding auxilin-related protein 2 isoform X1: protein MDDFSGLLGLKPQGKSAPMAPSSSSPARNKSDSSPLFDDISGGDDLLFSDSRSQTKPSDFDYDAMFKDPKPVYDKPVYDEEDVFESLKTPPGGSQSARFDDLFSSHSVHRKNNSSPFDDLIGNLSKPESEKRDERGSSAFDDLIPGFGRASSPPAKRPTSETSHSQKPPYRTSSNLAEDPFVVLESASTPREPPPSGGYSDPLDDIGLFNSRKTDHSFADIDPLDSLGKSGPDVSSRDKSHLRPGNGSGSQSPVESSHTGSYHGKKVSFDEVLEPQNTSVPHATAPPYENKSLNSDGSFDLSDDVWLTVSEIPLFTLPTSAPPPSRPPPPRPTRPMKKKANEPHSHVRTSARASVNSPTAASQMDDLDDFSMGKNHTAANGEDSDGYSTAVASAAAMKDAMDKAEAKFRQAKERREKDNLKASRSMEGDPVDSYDSRERELREKQVRLDRERAEREAEMEKAQEREREERERKRVEKERERLLARQAVERATREARERAASEAHAKAQRAAVGKANTDARERAERAAVQRAHAEARERAAAGAREKAERAAAEARERELSVAREKEAKVKAERAAVERAAAEARARATAEARARVAAQAKAKQQENNNDLDSFFDSVSRPSSAPRQRTNPLDPFQDTWNKGGSFESSRASSRVPSGAAENLRKTSSATNIVDDLSSIFGASATQSGGFQDVEGETEERRRARLERHQRTQERAAQALAEKNDRDLRAQREQAEKNRIGETLDVEIKRWGAGKEGNLRALLSTLQYVLWPECGWQPVSLTDLITAASVKKFYRKATLCIHPDKVQQKGANLQQKYIAEKVFDMLKEAWNKFNSEELF, encoded by the exons ATGGACGATTTCTCAGGCCTTTTAGGTTTGAAGCCGCAGGGAAAATCAGCTCCGATGGCGCCGTCTTCGTCGTCCCCAGCGAGGAACAAGTCCGATTCATCGCCCCTCTTCGACGATATAAGCGGTGGCGACGATCTCCTCTTCAGCGATTCGCGATCTCAGACTAAGCCCTCTGATTTTGACTACGATGCGATGTTCAAGGATCCCAAACCTGTCTACGACAAGCCTGTGTACGACGAGGAGGACGTCTTCGAATCGCTTAAAACCCCGCCGGGTGGCTCTCAATCGGCTAGGTTTGATGACCTTTTCTCCTCGCATTCGGTGCACaggaagaacaactcctctcCTTTCGATGATCTGATTGGGAATCTGAGCAAGCCGGAGAGTGAAAAACGAGATGAGAGAGGTAGCTCGGCTTTTGATGACTTGATTCCTGGGTTTGGTCGCGCTAGCTCCCCTCCAGCTAAACG GCCAACTTCAGAAACGAGTCATTCTCAGAAACCTCCGTATAGGACATCTTCCAATCTTGCAGAAGATCCATTTGTGGTCTTGGAGTCTGCATCTACCCCTAGAGAACCTCCTCCCTCAGGAGGGTACTCTGATCCTTTGGATGATATTGGTCTTTTCAACAGCAGAAAGACTGATCATTCTTTTGCTGATATTGACCCTCTCGATAGTCTTGGCAAATCAGGGCCAGATGTGAGTAGTAGAGACAAAAGTCACCTGAGACCAGGCAACGGCAGTGGCTCTCAGTCACCGGTGGAAAGTTCCCACACTGGGAGTTACCATGGTAAGAAAGTTTCTTTCGATGAAGTTTTGGAGCCGCAGAATACTTCTGTTCCTCATGCTACTGCTCCACCGTATGAAAACAAATCACTCAATTCAGATGGGAGTTTTGACTTATCTGATGATGTCTGGCTTACTGTATCTGAGATCCCTCTATTTACGCTGCCTACTAGTGCTCCCCCACCTTCCAGACCTCCACCACCAAGACCTACACGTCCCATGAAAAAGAAGGCCAACGAGCCTCACTCACATGTTCGTACCTCAGCTAGAGCTTCTGTAAATAGCCCTACAGCAGCATCTCAAATGGATGACCTTGACGATTTTTCTATGGGCAAAAATCACACTGCTGCTAATGGTGAAGATTCAGATGGTTACTCTACTGCTGTTGCATCAGCTGCTGCCATGAAGGATGCCATGGATAAAGCAGAAGCGAAGTTCAGGCAGGCTAAGGAAAGGAGAGAGAAAGACAATTTGAAGGCAAGTAGAAGTATGGAAGGCGATCCAGTGGACAGTTATGATTCTCGGGAAAGGGAACTTAGAGAAAAGCAAGTGAGGTTGGATCGTGAAAGGGCAGAGAGGGAGGCAGAGATGGAAAAGGCCCAGGAAAgggagagagaagaaagagagcgGAAAAGAGTTGAGAAAGAAAGGGAAAGGCTGTTGGCTAGACAAGCCGTAGAGAGGGCTACAAGGGAAGCACGTGAAAGAGCAGCCTCTGAGGCACATGCGAAAGCTCAAAGAGCTGCTGTTGGAAAGGCTAATACAGATGCCCGAGAACGCGCCGAAAGAGCAGCGGTTCAAAGAGCTCATGCTGAAGCACGTGAAAGGGCAGCTGCAGGGGCTAGGGAAAAGGCTGAGAGAGCTGCAGCAGAAGCTAGAGAAAGGGAACTTTCTGTAGCACGAGAGAAGGAAGCAAAGGTTAAGGCAGAACGAGCTGCTGTTGAAAGGGCAGCTGCCGAGGCACGTGCAAGGGCAACTGCTGAGGCACGTGCAAGGGTAGCTGCGCAAGCTAAAGCTAAGCAGCAAGAGAATAACAATGATCTTGACTCCTTCTTTGACTCGGTTTCCAGACCAAGTAGCGCTCCACGACAGAGAACCAACCCTCTG GATCCTTTCCAAGATACATGGAACAAGGGAGGGTCTTTCGAATCTAGCAGAGCATCTTCGCGAGTGCCCTCTGGAGCAGCTGAGAACCTGAGGAAGACCTCGTCAGCAACAAACATTGTTGATGATCTAAGTTCAATATTTGGAG CTTCAGCAACCCAGTCTGGTGGGTTTCAAGATGTTGAAGGAGAAACTGAAGAGCGACGACGTGCCCGGCTGGAACGCCACCAGAGGACACAGGAGCGAGCT GCGCAAGCACTTGCTGAGAAAAATGATCGTGATCTTCGAGCACAAAGAGAACAAGCTGAGAAAAAT AGAATCGGTGAGACCTTGGATGTTGAGATAAAACGTTGGGGTGCGGGAAAGGAGGGAAACTTGCGTGCCTTGCTTTCGACTTTACAATAT GTTCTTTGGCCAGAGTGTGGTTGGCAGCCTGTTTCATTGACCGATTTAATTACCGCTGCTTCTGTCAAGAAATTTTACAGGAAGGCCACTCTCTGCATACACCCTGACAAAGTTCAGCAAAAAGGCGCTAATCTCCAGCAGAAATACATTGCCGAGAAGGTGTTTGACATGCTCAAG GAAGCATGGAACAAGTTCAACTCAGAAGAACTCTTTTGA
- the LOC103834175 gene encoding auxilin-related protein 2 isoform X2 translates to MDDFSGLLGLKPQGKSAPMAPSSSSPARNKSDSSPLFDDISGGDDLLFSDSRSQTKPSDFDYDAMFKDPKPVYDKPVYDEEDVFESLKTPPGGSQSARFDDLFSSHSVHRKNNSSPFDDLIGNLSKPESEKRDERGSSAFDDLIPGFGRASSPPAKRPTSETSHSQKPPYRTSSNLAEDPFVVLESASTPREPPPSGGYSDPLDDIGLFNSRKTDHSFADIDPLDSLGKSGPDVSSRDKSHLRPGNGSGSQSPVESSHTGSYHGKKVSFDEVLEPQNTSVPHATAPPYENKSLNSDGSFDLSDDVWLTVSEIPLFTLPTSAPPPSRPPPPRPTRPMKKKANEPHSHVRTSARASVNSPTAASQMDDLDDFSMGKNHTAANGEDSDGYSTAVASAAAMKDAMDKAEAKFRQAKERREKDNLKASRSMEGDPVDSYDSRERELREKQVRLDRERAEREAEMEKAQEREREERERKRVEKERERLLARQAVERATREARERAASEAHAKAQRAAVGKANTDARERAERAAVQRAHAEARERAAAGAREKAERAAAEARERELSVAREKEAKVKAERAAVERAAAEARARATAEARARVAAQAKAKQQENNNDLDSFFDSVSRPSSAPRQRTNPLDPFQDTWNKGGSFESSRASSRVPSGAAENLRKTSSATNIVDDLSSIFGATQSGGFQDVEGETEERRRARLERHQRTQERAAQALAEKNDRDLRAQREQAEKNRIGETLDVEIKRWGAGKEGNLRALLSTLQYVLWPECGWQPVSLTDLITAASVKKFYRKATLCIHPDKVQQKGANLQQKYIAEKVFDMLKEAWNKFNSEELF, encoded by the exons ATGGACGATTTCTCAGGCCTTTTAGGTTTGAAGCCGCAGGGAAAATCAGCTCCGATGGCGCCGTCTTCGTCGTCCCCAGCGAGGAACAAGTCCGATTCATCGCCCCTCTTCGACGATATAAGCGGTGGCGACGATCTCCTCTTCAGCGATTCGCGATCTCAGACTAAGCCCTCTGATTTTGACTACGATGCGATGTTCAAGGATCCCAAACCTGTCTACGACAAGCCTGTGTACGACGAGGAGGACGTCTTCGAATCGCTTAAAACCCCGCCGGGTGGCTCTCAATCGGCTAGGTTTGATGACCTTTTCTCCTCGCATTCGGTGCACaggaagaacaactcctctcCTTTCGATGATCTGATTGGGAATCTGAGCAAGCCGGAGAGTGAAAAACGAGATGAGAGAGGTAGCTCGGCTTTTGATGACTTGATTCCTGGGTTTGGTCGCGCTAGCTCCCCTCCAGCTAAACG GCCAACTTCAGAAACGAGTCATTCTCAGAAACCTCCGTATAGGACATCTTCCAATCTTGCAGAAGATCCATTTGTGGTCTTGGAGTCTGCATCTACCCCTAGAGAACCTCCTCCCTCAGGAGGGTACTCTGATCCTTTGGATGATATTGGTCTTTTCAACAGCAGAAAGACTGATCATTCTTTTGCTGATATTGACCCTCTCGATAGTCTTGGCAAATCAGGGCCAGATGTGAGTAGTAGAGACAAAAGTCACCTGAGACCAGGCAACGGCAGTGGCTCTCAGTCACCGGTGGAAAGTTCCCACACTGGGAGTTACCATGGTAAGAAAGTTTCTTTCGATGAAGTTTTGGAGCCGCAGAATACTTCTGTTCCTCATGCTACTGCTCCACCGTATGAAAACAAATCACTCAATTCAGATGGGAGTTTTGACTTATCTGATGATGTCTGGCTTACTGTATCTGAGATCCCTCTATTTACGCTGCCTACTAGTGCTCCCCCACCTTCCAGACCTCCACCACCAAGACCTACACGTCCCATGAAAAAGAAGGCCAACGAGCCTCACTCACATGTTCGTACCTCAGCTAGAGCTTCTGTAAATAGCCCTACAGCAGCATCTCAAATGGATGACCTTGACGATTTTTCTATGGGCAAAAATCACACTGCTGCTAATGGTGAAGATTCAGATGGTTACTCTACTGCTGTTGCATCAGCTGCTGCCATGAAGGATGCCATGGATAAAGCAGAAGCGAAGTTCAGGCAGGCTAAGGAAAGGAGAGAGAAAGACAATTTGAAGGCAAGTAGAAGTATGGAAGGCGATCCAGTGGACAGTTATGATTCTCGGGAAAGGGAACTTAGAGAAAAGCAAGTGAGGTTGGATCGTGAAAGGGCAGAGAGGGAGGCAGAGATGGAAAAGGCCCAGGAAAgggagagagaagaaagagagcgGAAAAGAGTTGAGAAAGAAAGGGAAAGGCTGTTGGCTAGACAAGCCGTAGAGAGGGCTACAAGGGAAGCACGTGAAAGAGCAGCCTCTGAGGCACATGCGAAAGCTCAAAGAGCTGCTGTTGGAAAGGCTAATACAGATGCCCGAGAACGCGCCGAAAGAGCAGCGGTTCAAAGAGCTCATGCTGAAGCACGTGAAAGGGCAGCTGCAGGGGCTAGGGAAAAGGCTGAGAGAGCTGCAGCAGAAGCTAGAGAAAGGGAACTTTCTGTAGCACGAGAGAAGGAAGCAAAGGTTAAGGCAGAACGAGCTGCTGTTGAAAGGGCAGCTGCCGAGGCACGTGCAAGGGCAACTGCTGAGGCACGTGCAAGGGTAGCTGCGCAAGCTAAAGCTAAGCAGCAAGAGAATAACAATGATCTTGACTCCTTCTTTGACTCGGTTTCCAGACCAAGTAGCGCTCCACGACAGAGAACCAACCCTCTG GATCCTTTCCAAGATACATGGAACAAGGGAGGGTCTTTCGAATCTAGCAGAGCATCTTCGCGAGTGCCCTCTGGAGCAGCTGAGAACCTGAGGAAGACCTCGTCAGCAACAAACATTGTTGATGATCTAAGTTCAATATTTGGAG CAACCCAGTCTGGTGGGTTTCAAGATGTTGAAGGAGAAACTGAAGAGCGACGACGTGCCCGGCTGGAACGCCACCAGAGGACACAGGAGCGAGCT GCGCAAGCACTTGCTGAGAAAAATGATCGTGATCTTCGAGCACAAAGAGAACAAGCTGAGAAAAAT AGAATCGGTGAGACCTTGGATGTTGAGATAAAACGTTGGGGTGCGGGAAAGGAGGGAAACTTGCGTGCCTTGCTTTCGACTTTACAATAT GTTCTTTGGCCAGAGTGTGGTTGGCAGCCTGTTTCATTGACCGATTTAATTACCGCTGCTTCTGTCAAGAAATTTTACAGGAAGGCCACTCTCTGCATACACCCTGACAAAGTTCAGCAAAAAGGCGCTAATCTCCAGCAGAAATACATTGCCGAGAAGGTGTTTGACATGCTCAAG GAAGCATGGAACAAGTTCAACTCAGAAGAACTCTTTTGA
- the LOC103834176 gene encoding tubulin beta-9 chain: protein MREILHIQGGQCGNQIGAKFWEVICGEHAIDPTGQYCGDSDLQLERINVYYNEASGGKYVPRAVLMDLEPGTMDSLRSGPFGQIFRPDNFVFGQSGAGNNWAKGHYTEGAELIDSVLDVVRKEAENCDCLQGFQVCHSLGGGTGSGMGTLLISKIREEYPDRMMMTFSVFPSPKVSDTVVEPYNATLSVHQLVENADECMVLDNEALYDICFRTLKLSNPTFGDLNHLISATMSGVTCCLRFPGQLNSDLRKLAVNLIPFPRLHFFMVGFAPLTSRGSQQYSALTVPELTQQMWDAKNMMCAADPRHGRYLTASALFRGKMSTKEVDEQMMNVQNKNSSYFVEWIPNNVKSSVCDIAPTGLKMASTFIGNSTSIQEMFRRVSEQFTAMFRRKAFLHWYTGEGMDEMEFTEAESNMNDLVAEYQQYQDATVGEEEYEEDEEEYEEEA, encoded by the exons ATGAGAGAGATCCTTCATATCCAAGGAGGCCAATGCGGAAACCAGATCGGTGCCAAGTTCTGGGAAGTCATCTGCGGCGAGCACGCCATCGACCCCACCGGTCAGTACTGCGGCGACTCAGATCTACAGCTGGAGAGGATCAATGTGTATTACAACGAAGCGAGCGGAGGCAAGTACGTGCCACGCGCCGTGCTCATGGATCTTGAGCCTGGGACGATGGACTCTCTCAGATCCGGGCCGTTCGGGCAGATTTTCAGGCCCGATAACTTCGTGTTCGGGCAGTCTGGCGCCGGGAACAACTGGGCGAAAGGGCATTATACGGAGGGAGCTGAGTTGATTGACTCGGTGCTTGATGTTGTCAGGAAGGAGGCTGAGAACTGTGATTGTCTTCAAG GTTTTCAAGTGTGTCACTCTTTGGGAGGAGGAACTGGCTCCGGCATGGGAACTCTTCTTATCTCTAAGATAAGAGAGGAATATCCTGACCGTATGATGATGACCTTCTCGGTCTTCCCTTCTCCTAAGGTCTCAGACACCGTCGTTGAGCCATACAACGCTACACTCTCCGTTCACCAGCTTGTTGAGAATGCTGACGAGTGTATGGTTTTGGATAACGAAGCTCTCTACGATATCTGTTTCCGTACCTTGAAGCTTTCTAATCCTACAT TTGGTGACCTTAACCATCTCATCTCAGCTACCATGAGCGGTGTCACATGCTGTCTCCGTTTCCCTGGTCAACTAAACTCCGACCTTAGAAAACTCGCTGTCAATCTCATCCCTTTCCCAAGGCTCCACTTCTTCATGGTTGGTTTCGCACCGTTGACATCAAGAGGGTCACAGCAGTACAGCGCCTTGACCGTCCCTGAGCTAACCCAACAGATGTGGGACGCCAAAAACATGATGTGCGCAGCTGACCCACGCCACGGCCGTTACTTGACAGCTTCCGCTCTGTTCCGTGGGAAGATGAGCACTAAAGAGGTTGATGAACAGATGATGAACGTCCAGAACAAGAACTCATCGTACTTCGTCGAGTGGATTCCGAACAACGTGAAATCAAGCGTCTGCGATATAGCTCCCACGGGTTTGAAAATGGCGTCGACTTTCATAGGAAACTCGACTTCGATCCAGGAGATGTTCAGGCGTGTGAGTGAACAGTTCACTGCTATGTTCAGGAGGAAGGCTTTCTTGCATTGGTACACGGGAGAAGGGATGGACGAGATGGAGTTCACGGAAGCTGAGAGTAACATGAACGATCTTGTTGCAGAGTACCAGCAATATCAGGATGCTACAGTCGGTGAAGAAGAGTATGAGGAGGACGAAGAAGAGTATGAGGAAGAAGCTTAA